From a region of the Apium graveolens cultivar Ventura unplaced genomic scaffold, ASM990537v1 ctg3407, whole genome shotgun sequence genome:
- the LOC141701150 gene encoding auxin-induced protein 15A-like yields MGMRSVKIAHVKQKLQRSISPKIRRTADVPKGHFAVYVGETQKRFVIPVSYLSHPLFQELLHWTEEEFGFEHPMGGLTIPCREDYFTSITSLLSSS; encoded by the coding sequence ATGGGTATGAGATCAGTTAAGATAGCACATGTTAAGCAAAAGCTCCAACGGAGTATTTCACCAAAAATTAGACGCACTGCAGATGTTCCAAAAGGCCATTTTGCAGTTTATGTTGGTGAAACTCAGAAAAGGTTTGTAATTCCAGTATCTTACTTGAGCCATCCTTTATTCCAAGAGTTATTACATTGGACTGAAGAAGAGTTTGGATTTGAGCATCCTATGGGAGGGTTAACAATCCCTTGTCGTGAAGATTATTTTACAAGTATCACCTCTCTGCTCAGTTCTTCATGA